The following are from one region of the Marinomonas sp. CT5 genome:
- a CDS encoding hemolysin family protein, translating into MNDVFSIGLLIVASALFAMSEIGMAAARKIKLRVLAEEGNLKAQAVLNLQQKPGAFFAMIQVVLNAIAILGGIVGEQALTPYIRQMISLFYSGPLLDQISFVFSFLCLTSLFILFADLLPKRLAMIMPEAVATRMVTPMLWVTFVLTPVVFLFNGFTNLILRLFNVPIERQEVVTTEDIVAMMDAGAEDGSLQSQEYQLIGNVFELETRNIASTMTPRDQIIYFDIDDTSEEISQKIIDHPHNDFLVCNGSLDKIEGIIDSKEILRLVLKGEPAQINPDKVDKEVFYLPETLTLSEALNAFRMAPQAFAVIVNEYATIVGIVTVKDLLGGFMNGLLTPHDEEQIVQRDANSWLIEGLTPINDVMRSLDIEEFPDRTQYETLGGFIIYSLKRLPKRTEFFIHEGYKFEVLDLEGVRVEQLLVTKLK; encoded by the coding sequence ATGAATGATGTTTTTAGTATTGGCTTGTTAATTGTTGCCAGTGCATTGTTTGCTATGTCTGAAATAGGCATGGCTGCAGCGAGAAAAATAAAGCTAAGGGTGCTTGCAGAAGAAGGTAATTTGAAAGCGCAGGCCGTACTGAATCTACAGCAAAAACCGGGTGCGTTTTTCGCCATGATTCAGGTTGTTCTAAACGCAATTGCTATTTTAGGTGGGATTGTTGGTGAGCAAGCACTTACACCCTACATTAGACAAATGATTAGCTTGTTTTATTCTGGGCCATTATTAGACCAGATAAGTTTTGTCTTTTCCTTTCTTTGCTTAACGTCGCTGTTTATTTTGTTTGCAGACTTGTTGCCAAAACGGTTGGCGATGATTATGCCTGAAGCTGTAGCGACTCGAATGGTGACACCGATGTTGTGGGTGACTTTTGTGCTCACTCCTGTGGTTTTCTTGTTTAACGGTTTTACTAATTTGATTTTGCGTTTGTTTAATGTGCCGATTGAGCGTCAAGAAGTCGTCACCACGGAAGACATAGTTGCCATGATGGATGCCGGCGCAGAAGATGGCAGCTTGCAGAGTCAGGAATATCAGCTAATTGGTAATGTGTTTGAGTTAGAAACACGCAATATTGCCAGCACGATGACACCTCGTGATCAGATTATTTATTTTGATATCGATGATACTAGTGAAGAAATCAGCCAAAAAATCATTGATCATCCCCATAATGACTTCCTTGTCTGTAATGGCAGTTTGGACAAAATTGAAGGCATTATTGATTCGAAAGAAATCCTACGTCTGGTGTTGAAAGGTGAGCCAGCTCAGATCAATCCAGACAAGGTAGATAAAGAAGTGTTTTATTTACCTGAAACTTTGACTCTTTCTGAGGCGCTTAATGCTTTTAGAATGGCTCCTCAAGCTTTTGCTGTGATTGTGAATGAATATGCCACCATTGTTGGTATTGTTACTGTTAAGGACCTACTAGGTGGTTTTATGAATGGTTTGTTAACGCCTCATGATGAAGAGCAGATCGTTCAACGTGATGCTAATTCATGGTTGATCGAAGGCCTGACTCCAATCAATGATGTGATGCGCAGTTTAGACATAGAAGAATTTCCAGATCGTACTCAATATGAAACGCTTGGTGGTTTTATTATTTATAGCTTGAAACGCTTGCCGAAACGGACCGAATTTTTCATCCATGAAGGTTATAAATTTGAAGTATTGGACTTAGAAGGAGTTAGAGTTGAACAGCTTTTAGTGACCAAACTAAAGTAA
- a CDS encoding DUF2721 domain-containing protein: MIITLTTPAMLFPAVSLLLLAYTNRFVTLASIIRNFDPKLEDANTTEQITNLRKRIYLIRRMQEAGVISFFLCVMSMMAIYLEYQQVGSYIFGASLICLMYSLYLSVREITISCDALEVHLQHFSTNFKKQHRKK; this comes from the coding sequence ATGATTATCACTCTTACCACGCCCGCCATGTTGTTCCCTGCGGTGTCATTGCTACTACTGGCTTATACCAACCGTTTTGTGACACTGGCTTCGATTATTCGTAATTTTGATCCAAAACTTGAAGATGCAAATACCACCGAACAAATCACCAATTTACGCAAACGTATTTACCTTATCCGTCGTATGCAGGAAGCGGGGGTTATAAGCTTTTTTCTTTGTGTCATGTCCATGATGGCTATTTATCTTGAGTACCAACAAGTCGGTAGTTATATCTTTGGCGCAAGTCTGATTTGCCTAATGTACTCTCTGTATCTATCCGTTAGAGAAATCACTATATCTTGCGATGCGTTAGAAGTGCATTTACAACACTTTAGTACCAACTTTAAGAAGCAACATCGTAAAAAATAG
- a CDS encoding N-acetylmuramoyl-L-alanine amidase-like domain-containing protein produces MFKCMKNVFLVGITTLFLSPAIEAANTINDANKVLFLQTINANADQLNLSNASRMMSLSQIFLGAEYVGGNVGEGKHGQYDKDPLTRFDAFDCTTYVETVMAGAMSASSDEFIARLISLRYKEGKVSFVKRNHFPSLDWFHNNQDKLLDITPDVASGGAKVAEAVIDKSAWYQNLTGDVMRCDAKKSSSCQLLLAKLHQQGEGFKPEKAYLPYVPLTQVFLGDDHHVNQALLDRIPSGSVISMVRPNWALKKYIGTNMNVSHQGLAIRKNGTLFLRHASLTHKKVIDENFADYFAQYPETSSLQGFNVQVLR; encoded by the coding sequence ATGTTTAAGTGTATGAAAAACGTCTTCCTTGTGGGTATAACCACTTTATTCTTGTCACCTGCTATAGAGGCTGCCAATACTATTAATGATGCGAATAAAGTGCTTTTTCTCCAGACAATTAATGCTAATGCTGACCAATTGAATTTGTCTAATGCTTCTCGAATGATGTCTCTGAGTCAGATTTTTTTAGGTGCAGAATATGTGGGTGGTAATGTCGGTGAAGGCAAACATGGGCAATATGACAAAGACCCTTTAACGCGTTTTGATGCATTTGATTGTACAACCTATGTAGAAACTGTAATGGCTGGAGCCATGTCGGCTTCTTCTGATGAATTTATAGCGAGATTAATAAGCCTGCGTTACAAAGAGGGGAAAGTTTCTTTTGTAAAACGTAACCATTTTCCAAGTTTAGATTGGTTTCATAATAATCAAGATAAGTTGTTAGATATTACACCTGATGTGGCAAGCGGAGGGGCTAAAGTTGCGGAAGCCGTAATTGATAAATCTGCTTGGTATCAGAACTTAACTGGCGATGTCATGCGTTGTGATGCAAAAAAATCGAGTTCTTGTCAGTTATTATTAGCGAAGTTACATCAGCAAGGAGAAGGCTTTAAGCCAGAAAAAGCTTACCTGCCTTATGTTCCATTGACTCAAGTTTTTTTGGGTGATGACCACCATGTGAATCAAGCTTTATTAGATAGAATTCCTTCTGGGAGTGTTATCAGTATGGTTCGCCCAAATTGGGCGTTAAAAAAATACATAGGCACAAATATGAATGTGTCACATCAAGGGCTTGCGATTCGTAAAAACGGTACACTTTTTCTTCGTCACGCCAGCTTAACTCATAAAAAAGTGATAGATGAAAACTTTGCTGACTACTTTGCACAGTATCCTGAAACCTCGTCTTTGCAAGGTTTTAATGTTCAGGTGTTACGGTAA
- a CDS encoding thioredoxin family protein — MQALTKGFNSEYSEEAPNLEEIESLSGVAILEFGTPWCGYCQASFRALEEAIKPYKEVAHIKVFDGKGKRLGRQFGVKLWPTLILLKDGQEVDRAVRFTSVDEVRTLLAKAL, encoded by the coding sequence ATGCAGGCACTGACAAAGGGCTTTAACTCAGAATATTCAGAAGAAGCCCCTAACTTAGAAGAGATAGAGAGCCTGAGTGGGGTGGCTATTTTAGAATTTGGCACCCCATGGTGCGGTTACTGTCAGGCTTCTTTTCGTGCTTTGGAAGAGGCGATAAAACCTTATAAAGAGGTTGCTCATATTAAGGTGTTTGATGGCAAAGGCAAACGACTGGGGCGTCAGTTTGGGGTGAAATTGTGGCCAACGTTGATATTACTCAAGGACGGACAGGAGGTGGATCGCGCAGTGCGTTTTACCTCTGTCGATGAGGTTCGTACGCTTTTGGCTAAAGCACTTTAA
- a CDS encoding VOC family protein, whose translation MFSHIMLGANDVQVSKTFYDAIFKTLGCNEGFVDPKGRCFYRTDTGTFAITKPINGEAATHGNGSTIGFSATSEDMVNAWHEAGIKNGGTTCEDAPGIRSLGSIQLYLAYLRDPSGNKLCAMYRL comes from the coding sequence ATGTTTAGCCACATTATGTTAGGCGCTAACGATGTACAAGTATCAAAAACATTTTATGACGCCATTTTTAAAACGCTGGGTTGCAACGAAGGATTTGTTGATCCGAAAGGAAGATGTTTTTATCGCACAGACACGGGCACTTTTGCCATAACAAAACCCATTAACGGCGAAGCAGCAACACATGGTAACGGCAGTACTATAGGATTTTCAGCCACATCTGAAGACATGGTTAATGCATGGCATGAAGCAGGTATTAAAAATGGTGGCACCACTTGTGAAGACGCACCTGGTATTCGCTCGCTAGGATCCATTCAGCTCTATCTTGCTTACCTAAGAGACCCATCTGGCAATAAGCTTTGCGCTATGTATAGACTATAA
- a CDS encoding YkgJ family cysteine cluster protein yields MKNIAQSEVTCSNCQACCCRMEVMIISETGVPDKHISVDEWGGETMLRLDDGWCSAVDRETFRCTIYENRPWICREFEMGSDECKEEFNITR; encoded by the coding sequence TTGAAAAACATTGCCCAGTCAGAAGTGACTTGCTCTAACTGCCAAGCGTGCTGTTGTCGCATGGAAGTGATGATTATCAGCGAGACTGGTGTTCCAGATAAGCACATCTCAGTGGATGAGTGGGGCGGAGAAACCATGCTGAGACTGGATGATGGCTGGTGCTCGGCCGTAGATAGGGAGACATTTCGTTGTACAATTTACGAGAATCGACCATGGATTTGCCGAGAGTTTGAAATGGGTTCAGATGAATGCAAGGAAGAATTTAACATAACGAGGTAG
- a CDS encoding methyl-accepting chemotaxis protein — translation MLRNINIRSRLLMAFSIIILLLVCLGAVTMTAMKNIRTNSEMIETNVLPAIASLGDVNSNLMRVRIFTLRLLNEVNEVDKKRTLALLEEVKKEVDQYRSEYEATIYLDSEKRLFGEFTKAEDNYYKLQGEVVSLSMKGNEDAVNTLVPDMNKAADSMVRLLKEIVKANQEGADEASADSLNQYEESFALIIVIIVVAAAGASIIAVVLSKSINKPLQEAVISAEIIAKGDLTQPITAQGNDELTRLTTALKAMQVNLREAIVHIGDSSSQLASAAEELSSVTESSSNSLTLQSEEVQQAAAAITQMSSAVDEVARTAQQTSEASAESAKLAAEGKARVSETTTVILDMNEEMTTSTRVINQLAEQVASIGQILDVIRAVAEQTNLLALNAAIEAARAGEAGRGFAVVADEVRSLAHRTQESTGEIETMVRQVQLSANEAVTSMESSSQKSSQAQTVAAEASKALEQITARIVAISDSNHIIASAAEEQSTVAKEIDSNIATISDLAAQTVVGANQTSASTTELTRLAIELNELVIKFKV, via the coding sequence ATGTTAAGGAATATAAATATTAGATCACGTTTACTGATGGCTTTTTCAATCATCATACTTTTACTGGTCTGTCTAGGAGCCGTCACCATGACTGCCATGAAGAATATTCGGACTAACTCAGAAATGATTGAAACGAATGTTTTGCCTGCTATTGCTAGTTTAGGTGACGTAAACAGTAATTTGATGCGAGTAAGGATCTTTACTTTAAGGTTGCTCAATGAAGTTAACGAAGTTGATAAAAAAAGAACGTTAGCTTTACTAGAAGAAGTTAAGAAAGAAGTGGATCAGTACCGATCAGAATATGAGGCCACCATTTATCTGGATAGTGAAAAGCGTTTATTTGGCGAATTCACGAAAGCAGAAGATAATTATTATAAGTTGCAAGGTGAAGTGGTTTCTTTGTCTATGAAGGGAAATGAAGATGCTGTTAATACCTTAGTACCTGATATGAACAAAGCTGCGGACAGTATGGTTCGCCTTTTGAAGGAAATTGTCAAAGCGAATCAAGAAGGGGCCGATGAAGCCAGCGCAGATTCTTTAAATCAGTATGAGGAAAGTTTTGCGTTAATTATTGTTATTATTGTTGTGGCAGCAGCAGGGGCATCCATCATTGCTGTCGTTCTATCAAAAAGTATTAACAAGCCCTTACAGGAGGCGGTGATCTCGGCAGAAATAATTGCTAAAGGAGATTTAACACAGCCGATTACTGCACAGGGTAATGATGAACTAACTCGCTTAACCACAGCCTTAAAAGCGATGCAGGTTAATTTGCGTGAAGCCATCGTACATATTGGGGATTCTTCGAGTCAACTAGCTTCGGCGGCTGAAGAGTTAAGCTCCGTGACAGAAAGCTCTTCAAATAGTTTGACTCTGCAGAGTGAAGAGGTTCAACAGGCTGCGGCGGCGATTACGCAAATGAGTTCTGCGGTGGATGAAGTGGCCAGAACGGCACAACAAACGTCAGAAGCGTCTGCCGAGTCGGCGAAATTAGCTGCGGAAGGTAAGGCTCGAGTGAGTGAGACCACTACGGTTATCCTTGATATGAATGAAGAGATGACCACGAGCACGCGAGTTATTAATCAATTGGCTGAGCAAGTGGCATCAATTGGTCAGATCTTAGATGTGATTCGCGCCGTTGCAGAACAGACTAACTTATTGGCTTTGAATGCCGCTATAGAAGCGGCTCGTGCAGGTGAAGCTGGCCGAGGCTTTGCCGTAGTGGCTGACGAAGTAAGAAGTCTGGCACACCGAACGCAAGAGTCGACTGGCGAAATTGAAACCATGGTTCGACAAGTTCAACTTTCTGCAAATGAAGCCGTTACTTCTATGGAAAGTAGCAGTCAAAAATCCAGCCAAGCCCAAACGGTTGCCGCTGAAGCGTCTAAAGCTCTGGAGCAAATTACCGCTCGTATCGTGGCTATTAGCGATAGTAACCATATTATCGCCAGTGCTGCGGAGGAGCAATCGACAGTAGCAAAAGAAATTGATAGCAATATAGCTACGATCAGTGACTTGGCGGCACAAACTGTGGTGGGAGCAAATCAAACCAGTGCAAGTACCACAGAATTGACTCGTTTGGCTATTGAGTTAAATGAATTGGTTATTAAATTTAAGGTATAG
- a CDS encoding EAL domain-containing protein, which produces MMICFNRSMQYKDFLVKTRGLNTERDWQELQETNSGFIVLDSNDLMVSCNDKYSAANSSRALPLDCFWLDSEQRIFQFCEFKGIVGKEIKLLFTPSDSETYRVKVLVEAFQLFDREYYSLLIQNDQTAINQDSTLSSYQMAQALSADLKKNRLKLNYQPQVNIVDNSLYGVEVLARWSNSTFGSVTPDHFIALAEDFGLIAELDLWVLRQSCQQLALWRDRGIHIPIIAVNFSPLSFQSPSIKNEIQSILNDNNILASSLVIEVTESKKIKPFDSFIDVISELHLMGVNISLDDFGTEYSNLKRLLKFPVSQLKLDRAFVSELPARFSKELSEIVLSISEKLGAVTIAEGVETQQQLSCLTAMGYQIVQGYFYTPPLSALEFESWLSSIRMSKKNK; this is translated from the coding sequence ATGATGATTTGTTTTAATCGAAGCATGCAGTACAAGGATTTTTTGGTGAAAACACGGGGTTTGAATACTGAGCGTGATTGGCAGGAGTTACAAGAAACGAACAGTGGCTTTATTGTTTTAGACAGTAATGATCTGATGGTTTCCTGTAATGATAAGTACTCAGCTGCAAATAGCAGCCGTGCTCTTCCACTAGATTGCTTCTGGTTAGATTCGGAACAGCGCATCTTTCAGTTTTGTGAATTCAAAGGGATTGTCGGAAAAGAGATCAAACTGTTATTCACTCCTAGTGATAGTGAAACTTATAGGGTGAAAGTGTTGGTTGAAGCATTCCAACTATTTGACCGAGAATATTACAGTTTACTGATACAAAATGATCAAACTGCAATAAATCAAGATAGTACTTTAAGTTCTTATCAAATGGCTCAGGCGCTTAGTGCTGACCTGAAAAAAAATCGGCTAAAGCTGAATTATCAACCTCAAGTAAATATTGTTGATAATAGTCTCTACGGTGTCGAGGTGTTAGCTAGGTGGTCAAATAGCACGTTTGGAAGTGTTACACCTGATCACTTTATTGCTCTTGCTGAAGACTTTGGGCTCATCGCAGAATTAGATTTATGGGTACTACGCCAGTCTTGTCAGCAACTGGCATTATGGCGAGATAGGGGAATTCATATTCCCATTATTGCCGTTAACTTCTCTCCACTGAGTTTTCAGTCCCCCTCTATTAAAAATGAGATTCAATCGATTTTAAATGATAACAACATTCTAGCCTCAAGTTTGGTCATCGAGGTGACAGAAAGTAAAAAAATAAAGCCGTTTGATTCCTTTATTGATGTGATAAGTGAACTCCATTTAATGGGCGTTAATATTTCTTTAGATGATTTTGGAACGGAATATTCCAATTTAAAAAGGCTTCTGAAATTTCCTGTGTCCCAATTGAAACTAGACAGGGCTTTTGTGAGCGAATTGCCAGCTAGGTTTTCCAAGGAGTTGAGCGAAATCGTGCTCTCAATTAGTGAAAAGCTCGGTGCTGTGACTATCGCAGAAGGAGTGGAAACACAGCAACAACTGTCTTGTTTAACGGCGATGGGATATCAGATTGTTCAAGGCTACTTTTATACCCCGCCTTTATCTGCTTTAGAGTTCGAGAGTTGGTTGTCTAGCATACGAATGTCTAAAAAAAATAAATAA
- a CDS encoding helix-turn-helix transcriptional regulator: MNIGQVIKILRIQRKMTQEQIALEADMATSNISRIEKGLRQPSQKVLQKLAKALGTKPSVLYAACEQPLSNIPNFLKQKEQEENNKGNNEENVEHLLLKHDSQAVLKLFSELTPDNKSLLLEQLKALHRWQRKQDQ; this comes from the coding sequence ATGAATATTGGCCAAGTTATAAAAATTTTGCGGATTCAACGCAAAATGACTCAAGAACAAATTGCACTGGAAGCTGATATGGCTACCAGCAATATTTCACGAATCGAAAAAGGTTTGAGGCAACCGTCACAAAAGGTATTACAAAAACTAGCAAAAGCGTTAGGAACTAAGCCTTCCGTGCTTTACGCTGCCTGTGAACAACCCTTAAGCAACATCCCTAATTTTTTAAAGCAAAAGGAACAGGAAGAAAATAACAAAGGAAATAACGAAGAAAATGTAGAGCATTTATTACTCAAACATGACTCTCAAGCCGTGCTTAAGCTTTTCAGCGAGTTAACACCAGACAATAAGTCTTTATTATTAGAACAATTAAAGGCGTTACACCGCTGGCAAAGAAAACAAGATCAATAA
- a CDS encoding hemolysin III family protein yields MGKFTSTVTDRGQSLGEEVANSISHGLGLVAAIVGTPFLILSAIDYADVSFVVGVSIFSGTMILLYLASTLYHAMPKGKAKYVFKVIDHSAVYLLIAGTYTPFMLGVLEGVWGWSLLVAVWSLALIGVALKAFGKASHPAISTTLYVVLGWLILIAIKPLSSLMEPNGLLLLVLGGVLYTLGVIFFVIDSRLRYGHLVWHLFVVSGTVCHYFSIFYYGA; encoded by the coding sequence ATGGGAAAATTTACTTCGACGGTCACTGATCGGGGACAATCTCTCGGTGAAGAAGTGGCCAATAGCATCAGTCATGGTTTAGGGCTAGTCGCAGCGATTGTCGGAACACCATTTCTTATTTTAAGTGCGATTGATTATGCAGATGTAAGTTTTGTTGTTGGTGTCAGCATTTTTTCAGGCACTATGATTCTCTTGTATTTGGCATCAACGCTATATCACGCTATGCCTAAGGGTAAAGCCAAATATGTTTTTAAGGTGATTGACCATTCGGCTGTCTATCTATTAATCGCAGGTACTTATACCCCCTTTATGCTAGGGGTATTAGAAGGTGTGTGGGGATGGTCTTTACTTGTTGCTGTGTGGAGCTTAGCGCTTATTGGTGTGGCTCTAAAAGCCTTTGGTAAAGCTTCTCATCCAGCCATTTCAACGACACTTTATGTGGTGTTGGGTTGGCTCATTCTTATTGCAATAAAACCATTGTCTTCCTTGATGGAGCCAAATGGTTTGTTGTTATTAGTTTTGGGTGGTGTTCTTTATACTCTTGGTGTGATCTTTTTTGTTATTGATTCACGTTTACGTTATGGGCATTTGGTGTGGCATTTGTTTGTAGTCAGTGGGACGGTTTGTCACTATTTTTCAATTTTCTATTATGGCGCTTAG
- a CDS encoding amidohydrolase family protein translates to MFLSLNLLNVMMGMLAMRRLFSFAVLASLLTSGCASSDNTPSNRSLASFKGESACYDRETEPYTPIVDTHVHYRPFDGRAIPFKEVNDYLSRTTVRFANVYGIGQMLPANSSCSNYLKCPGTPVSPTTRNDFVNAANMVEYKPDDLHLTLSMTFTDLSNPEPTIALMNLYEREYPGLFHWMGEVNLVKQAQFNNRHAPATPKDITKWADFMAELRARDYPITIHSDIGNNDDSTLYLPLMERALALYPNNKIVWAHMGLSHEQSKMNIDEHIAILSRLLDQYPNLMLDISWRILDDYYFSKPVNRRQYVAFMNHYSKRILPGSDFVAFRNNTFKVYQRELEVTSRILQYLDDNAFRNIALGENYFTLLNFDYQAPKICRKS, encoded by the coding sequence ATGTTCCTTTCCTTAAACCTTTTAAATGTGATGATGGGGATGTTAGCCATGCGTCGTCTTTTTTCTTTTGCTGTTCTTGCTTCACTGTTAACGAGCGGCTGTGCCTCTTCTGATAACACTCCATCGAATCGCTCCTTGGCCTCTTTTAAGGGGGAATCTGCTTGCTACGATAGAGAGACAGAACCCTACACACCTATTGTGGATACACATGTACACTACAGGCCTTTTGATGGTCGGGCGATTCCATTTAAGGAAGTGAATGACTATTTATCTCGAACGACCGTTCGATTTGCCAATGTGTATGGTATTGGGCAAATGTTGCCAGCTAACTCATCTTGTTCAAATTATCTTAAATGCCCTGGTACGCCTGTTTCGCCGACGACACGCAACGATTTTGTTAATGCGGCTAATATGGTCGAATATAAACCTGATGATCTCCACCTCACTTTATCGATGACCTTTACTGATTTATCGAATCCTGAACCAACTATTGCGTTAATGAATCTTTATGAAAGGGAGTATCCTGGATTGTTTCATTGGATGGGGGAGGTCAATCTAGTGAAACAAGCTCAATTTAATAATCGTCATGCCCCCGCTACGCCAAAAGATATTACTAAGTGGGCGGATTTTATGGCGGAATTGAGGGCAAGAGATTACCCCATTACGATTCATTCGGACATTGGCAACAATGATGATTCAACTTTATATTTGCCTTTAATGGAGCGAGCTCTGGCGCTTTATCCTAATAACAAAATTGTTTGGGCACATATGGGCTTGTCTCACGAGCAGTCTAAAATGAATATCGATGAGCACATTGCTATTTTGTCACGTTTGTTGGATCAGTACCCAAATCTGATGTTGGATATTTCATGGCGAATTTTGGATGACTATTACTTCAGTAAACCTGTCAATCGTCGCCAATACGTTGCCTTTATGAATCACTATTCTAAGCGTATTTTACCAGGGTCTGACTTTGTCGCCTTTCGCAATAATACTTTTAAGGTCTACCAGCGGGAGCTGGAAGTGACAAGCCGAATCCTTCAATACCTTGATGATAATGCTTTTCGAAACATTGCGTTGGGGGAGAATTATTTTACGTTATTAAACTTCGATTATCAGGCTCCGAAAATTTGTAGGAAATCCTAA
- a CDS encoding undecaprenyl-diphosphate phosphatase, producing MDVIQSVILGLVEGATEFLPISSTGHLIVVSQWLGIEQTEGNKAFEVIIQLAAILAVVANYKERISFKYFRLWCQVFVAFLPVAIVGFLFRHQIKAMFSVSVVAIMFIVGGVIFLLTEWWLKNKSPKVDSLDDLSFKQVLWIGIAQIFALIPGTSRAGSTIVGALLVGVSRKASAEFSFLLALPVMMAASGYDLLSNYKEFSGEQWMPLIIGFIVAFLSAFAVMKLFMVFLQRFTFVAFGWYRILFGGVLLFLAS from the coding sequence ATGGATGTAATTCAAAGTGTCATTCTCGGTCTTGTAGAGGGGGCTACAGAGTTTTTACCTATCTCTTCAACTGGCCATTTAATTGTTGTTAGCCAGTGGTTAGGTATAGAGCAAACAGAGGGTAATAAGGCGTTCGAAGTCATTATTCAGTTAGCGGCTATTTTGGCTGTTGTTGCGAATTATAAAGAACGCATTTCATTTAAGTATTTTCGCTTGTGGTGTCAGGTATTCGTGGCTTTTTTACCTGTTGCTATAGTGGGCTTTTTGTTTCGTCATCAAATAAAAGCCATGTTTTCTGTATCTGTTGTGGCAATTATGTTTATTGTTGGCGGTGTGATTTTCTTGCTGACCGAATGGTGGCTTAAAAATAAGTCTCCGAAAGTTGATAGTTTGGATGATCTGAGTTTTAAGCAGGTATTGTGGATTGGTATTGCTCAAATATTTGCGCTTATACCCGGTACCAGTCGTGCAGGTTCAACCATCGTGGGGGCTTTGCTGGTGGGAGTAAGTAGAAAAGCCAGTGCTGAATTTTCCTTTTTATTAGCATTGCCTGTAATGATGGCAGCGTCTGGTTATGATTTGCTTTCTAATTATAAAGAGTTTTCAGGTGAACAGTGGATGCCTTTAATTATCGGGTTTATTGTGGCTTTTTTAAGCGCTTTTGCTGTGATGAAGCTGTTTATGGTGTTCCTGCAAAGGTTTACTTTTGTTGCCTTCGGATGGTATCGGATTCTATTTGGTGGTGTGTTGCTGTTTCTCGCTTCTTAA
- the zntR gene encoding Zn(2+)-responsive transcriptional regulator, with protein sequence MYRIGELSKACGINSDTLRFYEKNALLCPSGRSESGYRLYTEKDKEILQFILRAKAVGFTLAEIRELLSIEVNKADNACADVKELVDTKISDVEKKLAELKRFQTSLKRLSDACCGGEESAEHCTILEALESDINDVRPEHNHKE encoded by the coding sequence ATGTATCGTATTGGTGAACTGTCTAAAGCGTGTGGCATCAACAGCGACACTTTGCGCTTTTACGAAAAAAACGCCTTACTTTGCCCCTCAGGTCGATCAGAATCTGGCTATCGCCTATACACAGAAAAAGATAAAGAAATTTTACAATTTATCCTACGAGCCAAAGCTGTTGGGTTCACTCTTGCTGAAATTCGCGAGTTACTTTCTATAGAAGTCAATAAAGCCGACAATGCTTGCGCAGATGTAAAAGAACTTGTTGATACAAAAATCTCTGACGTCGAAAAAAAGCTTGCCGAACTAAAACGTTTCCAAACCTCACTAAAACGCTTATCGGATGCCTGCTGCGGCGGTGAAGAAAGTGCGGAACATTGTACAATACTCGAAGCACTCGAATCGGATATAAACGATGTTCGACCCGAACACAATCATAAAGAATAG